In a single window of the Pelagibacterium sp. 26DY04 genome:
- a CDS encoding M24 family metallopeptidase has protein sequence MSELKAVTLPDFGTPLERPQIPAQTLAARCDAAYARAGKTWLFVYADREHNANILHFTGFDPRFEEAILLLGPDGRRVVITGNESESFTAISPLPGLETVLAQTLSLMGQDRSRKPSLEGVLRDVGLKEGDTVGIVGWKYLGSQEWEGETAGFIVPHYMVSILARLVGGAEGLSDETAMVMNPRDGLRSIIDADQIAAFEWASARASAAVWSVLTQARPGQREIEAAAHFAYAGEPLSAHSMFASGNRGHQIHGLNSATSRVLEKGDGVTTAVGYWGGLSSRAGLLDDDNEDFVAVAGRYFDALVKWYDTADIGVTGGALYDAVTERLAQGGLKSALNPGHLVNYDEWSHSPVRPGSTDAISSGMVFQVDVIPTPTPVGTALNCEDAVAFADSKLRDELAAKHPKTWERIAKRRAFMRDEIGVSLKESILPLSNLPLYLPPLWLAADRVLVNS, from the coding sequence ATGAGCGAGCTCAAAGCAGTCACCCTTCCCGATTTCGGCACACCGCTGGAGCGTCCGCAAATCCCGGCTCAAACCCTCGCCGCTCGGTGTGACGCAGCCTATGCGCGCGCCGGCAAGACATGGCTGTTCGTCTACGCCGACCGCGAGCACAACGCCAACATCCTCCATTTCACCGGGTTCGACCCGCGCTTTGAGGAAGCTATCCTGTTGCTGGGTCCTGATGGCCGCCGGGTGGTGATAACGGGCAACGAGTCCGAAAGCTTCACGGCGATTTCCCCGCTGCCCGGGCTCGAAACGGTTCTCGCTCAGACGCTGAGCCTTATGGGCCAGGACCGCAGCCGCAAGCCCAGCCTTGAGGGGGTGCTGCGCGACGTTGGGCTTAAGGAGGGCGACACCGTCGGGATCGTGGGCTGGAAGTACCTGGGCAGCCAGGAATGGGAGGGTGAAACCGCGGGTTTCATCGTGCCCCACTACATGGTCTCGATCCTGGCGCGGCTCGTCGGTGGTGCAGAGGGGTTGTCCGATGAAACGGCGATGGTGATGAACCCGCGCGACGGGTTGCGCTCGATTATCGACGCAGACCAGATCGCAGCGTTCGAATGGGCATCGGCGCGTGCCTCGGCAGCGGTATGGTCGGTGCTCACGCAGGCGCGGCCGGGCCAGCGCGAGATCGAGGCGGCCGCGCACTTTGCCTATGCGGGCGAGCCGCTGAGCGCGCATTCGATGTTTGCTTCAGGCAACCGCGGCCATCAGATCCATGGCCTCAACAGCGCCACCTCGCGCGTGCTCGAAAAGGGCGACGGGGTAACGACAGCTGTTGGATACTGGGGCGGGCTCTCCTCGCGGGCAGGCCTGCTTGACGATGACAACGAGGATTTCGTCGCCGTGGCAGGCCGCTATTTCGATGCGCTGGTCAAATGGTACGACACGGCCGATATCGGCGTGACCGGTGGGGCACTATACGATGCGGTGACTGAAAGGTTGGCCCAGGGCGGGCTTAAATCGGCGCTCAACCCCGGCCATCTGGTCAATTACGACGAATGGAGCCATTCACCGGTGCGGCCGGGATCAACCGACGCGATCAGCTCAGGGATGGTCTTTCAGGTCGATGTCATTCCCACGCCAACCCCGGTTGGCACCGCGCTCAACTGCGAGGACGCAGTGGCCTTTGCCGATTCGAAACTGCGGGATGAATTAGCTGCCAAGCATCCAAAGACCTGGGAGCGCATCGCCAAACGGCGCGCCTTCATGCGCGATGAAATTGGAGTGTCGCTCAAGGAATCGATCCTGCCGCTCTCCAACCTTCCGCTCTATCTGCCCCCCTTGTGGCTGGCGGCGGATAGGGTGCTCGTGAACAGCTGA
- a CDS encoding amino acid ABC transporter ATP-binding protein, translating to MSLIEINDVHKSFGPVQVLKGIDIAIERGEVLAIIGKSGSGKSTLLRCINGLETIDEGSVTIGGEHLHETAADLRRLRLKVGMIFQQFNLFPHLTAGRNVMLAQTVVKKVPEEEARRVAEEMLASVGLSDKFDAYPDKLSGGQQQRVAIARSLAMKPVALLCDEITSALDPELVGEVLAVVRTLAGKGMTLAMVTHEMQFAREVCDRVIFMHEGRVHEMGTPDTVFGSPRTPELRQFLGVAHAA from the coding sequence ATGTCGCTCATCGAAATCAATGATGTTCACAAGAGTTTTGGTCCCGTCCAAGTCCTCAAGGGTATCGACATCGCGATCGAACGCGGAGAAGTGCTCGCCATCATCGGCAAAAGCGGTTCAGGCAAGAGCACGCTCTTGCGGTGTATCAATGGGCTCGAGACTATCGACGAGGGGTCCGTCACCATTGGCGGCGAGCACTTGCACGAAACGGCGGCCGACCTGCGCCGCTTGCGGCTCAAGGTTGGGATGATCTTCCAGCAGTTCAACCTGTTTCCTCATCTGACAGCAGGACGCAACGTCATGCTCGCTCAGACCGTAGTCAAGAAAGTTCCCGAGGAGGAGGCCCGCAGGGTCGCCGAGGAAATGCTTGCAAGCGTAGGTCTTTCGGACAAGTTCGATGCCTATCCAGATAAACTCTCGGGCGGCCAGCAGCAGCGCGTCGCCATCGCCCGGTCGCTGGCCATGAAGCCAGTAGCTCTGCTTTGCGATGAGATCACCTCGGCGCTCGACCCCGAGCTGGTCGGTGAGGTGCTCGCGGTGGTGAGAACTTTGGCCGGCAAAGGCATGACCCTCGCCATGGTCACCCACGAAATGCAGTTCGCCCGCGAGGTCTGCGACCGCGTGATCTTTATGCATGAGGGCCGGGTGCACGAGATGGGAACGCCCGACACTGTGTTCGGCAGCCCCCGCACTCCCGAATTGCGTCAGTTCCTGGGCGTCGCCCACGCCGCCTGA
- a CDS encoding transporter substrate-binding domain-containing protein, translating to MKSKLIWVIVGVGIASIAVSQAAARSLDEITESGVIRVAVPQDGPPFGMTDANLELVGYDIDMARLVAESLGVDLEMTSVIGANRVPYLTSGRVDIVISSLGRNPERAEVIDFSEQAYAPFFSGVFGPADLEVDSVEDLAGMTVSVARGSIEDLEITEMALESTEIRRFEDGSTTMAAFLSGQVDAVVTANVVAATVLETDPERRPETLFVIADSPCYIGLPKGEPELQARIDEIIVAAKADGTLNAMSERWFYQPIPENL from the coding sequence ATGAAGTCCAAATTGATCTGGGTAATTGTGGGTGTAGGCATCGCCTCCATTGCGGTTTCGCAAGCGGCAGCGCGCTCACTGGATGAGATTACTGAATCAGGCGTTATCCGCGTCGCCGTTCCGCAGGATGGCCCTCCCTTCGGGATGACCGACGCCAATCTTGAACTAGTCGGATATGATATCGACATGGCCCGTCTCGTCGCGGAAAGCCTAGGTGTCGATCTGGAAATGACCTCGGTCATCGGCGCCAATCGCGTGCCCTACCTTACGAGTGGCCGCGTCGATATCGTCATCTCCAGTCTGGGTCGTAATCCCGAGCGGGCCGAGGTGATCGACTTCTCCGAGCAGGCTTACGCCCCCTTTTTTAGTGGCGTCTTTGGCCCCGCCGATCTCGAGGTAGATTCGGTCGAAGACCTCGCGGGCATGACGGTTTCGGTGGCGCGCGGGTCCATCGAGGATCTCGAAATCACCGAGATGGCACTCGAAAGCACCGAAATCCGCCGCTTCGAAGATGGAAGTACCACGATGGCTGCTTTTCTTTCCGGGCAGGTTGATGCCGTGGTTACGGCCAATGTGGTTGCGGCGACGGTACTTGAAACCGACCCCGAGCGCCGTCCCGAAACCCTGTTCGTTATCGCCGATTCGCCCTGCTATATCGGCCTTCCCAAAGGCGAGCCTGAACTGCAGGCCAGGATTGATGAGATCATTGTTGCCGCCAAGGCCGATGGCACGCTCAACGCCATGTCCGAACGCTGGTTCTACCAGCCGATACCCGAAAATCTCTAG
- a CDS encoding amino acid ABC transporter permease: MPVTDLTTWDILRNLALSTRWTILLSLISFVGGGVLALLLLPLRTSSIKALNVISRAYVDLFQGTPLLIQLFVLFFGLPLIGIDTSAWLAAILGLSLWTAAFLTEIWKGCVQSVHKGQWEASASLGMSYLEQMRYIILPQAFVIAIPPTVGFMVQIIKATAITSIIGFIEVSRAGGMMANVTFQPFLVYGIVATIYFILCWPLSQGSRNLERKLNVAHRNQ; the protein is encoded by the coding sequence ATGCCCGTGACTGACCTGACCACCTGGGACATCCTGCGCAACTTGGCGCTGTCCACCCGCTGGACCATCCTGCTCTCGCTCATCTCTTTTGTCGGCGGCGGCGTCTTGGCGCTTCTGCTTCTGCCGCTGCGCACCAGTTCGATCAAAGCGCTCAACGTCATAAGCCGCGCCTATGTTGATCTTTTTCAGGGCACGCCGCTTTTGATCCAGCTTTTCGTCCTGTTCTTCGGATTGCCCCTGATCGGGATTGATACGTCGGCTTGGCTGGCCGCCATCCTGGGGCTTTCGCTTTGGACCGCCGCATTCCTCACCGAAATCTGGAAGGGATGCGTACAGTCGGTTCATAAGGGCCAGTGGGAGGCGTCCGCGAGCCTGGGCATGAGCTATCTCGAGCAGATGCGCTACATCATCCTGCCCCAAGCCTTCGTCATCGCCATCCCGCCCACCGTCGGGTTTATGGTCCAGATTATCAAGGCGACGGCCATCACCTCGATCATAGGGTTCATCGAGGTGTCCCGCGCCGGCGGGATGATGGCAAACGTCACCTTCCAGCCCTTTCTCGTCTACGGAATCGTCGCCACAATCTATTTCATCCTGTGTTGGCCACTCTCCCAGGGAAGCCGCAATCTCGAGAGGAAACTCAATGTCGCTCATCGAAATCAATGA
- a CDS encoding arginase family protein codes for MTALSTPPPRAFQTFLDMPLVDPTQEINADFVFIGMPYGDAYSFEEIVNEQSRAPAAVRRASQRLTQSLDRYDFDIGGTVFNGKPVRLCDAGDVFGDRTDLASHYTRLETLARRVLSAGAFPITMGGDHGIPIPIFRALADHGPVTLVHVDAHLDWRDAFCEKFEGLSSTIRRASELPHIDGIYQLGIRGQGSARPDEVAAALDYGAHIVTMAEWERLGTRALLDIMPMGGNFYITIDADGLDPAVMPAVSNPQPGGVTYRQIIDLIRGLTQRGRLLGMDIVEIAPAKDVNELTALTAGHIILNAIGAVVRSPYGRWAL; via the coding sequence ATGACCGCTCTGTCCACGCCGCCTCCTAGGGCGTTCCAGACCTTCCTCGACATGCCCCTGGTCGACCCCACCCAAGAGATCAACGCCGACTTCGTCTTTATTGGCATGCCTTATGGCGATGCCTATTCTTTCGAGGAGATCGTCAACGAACAGAGCCGCGCCCCTGCCGCCGTGCGGCGCGCTTCTCAGCGCCTCACGCAAAGCCTCGATCGTTATGATTTCGACATCGGCGGCACCGTTTTCAATGGCAAGCCCGTTCGTCTGTGCGATGCCGGTGACGTCTTCGGCGACCGGACCGACCTTGCCAGTCACTATACTCGGTTAGAAACATTGGCCCGGCGTGTTCTTTCGGCCGGCGCTTTTCCCATCACCATGGGCGGCGATCACGGCATCCCAATTCCCATTTTTAGGGCTTTGGCCGATCACGGGCCGGTCACCCTTGTCCATGTCGATGCCCATCTCGATTGGCGCGATGCGTTCTGCGAAAAGTTTGAAGGGCTTTCGAGCACCATCCGCCGCGCGTCCGAATTGCCGCATATAGATGGGATTTACCAGCTTGGTATCCGCGGACAGGGCAGCGCCCGACCCGACGAGGTCGCCGCAGCGCTCGACTATGGCGCCCACATCGTCACCATGGCGGAGTGGGAGCGGCTCGGCACACGGGCTCTGCTCGATATCATGCCGATGGGGGGCAATTTCTACATCACAATCGATGCGGACGGGCTGGATCCCGCTGTTATGCCCGCAGTCAGCAACCCCCAGCCCGGCGGCGTCACCTATCGTCAAATTATCGATCTGATCAGGGGCCTGACGCAGAGGGGGCGCCTGCTCGGCATGGACATCGTCGAAATTGCTCCGGCCAAGGATGTCAACGAACTCACCGCGCTTACGGCCGGCCACATCATTCTCAACGCCATTGGCGCAGTCGTACGCTCGCCCTATGGACGCTGGGCACTCTAG
- a CDS encoding GMC family oxidoreductase, producing MVVSRQDLIRVLAAIAPDPVLGAVSVNAIGYVEARLAAEGANWLPAVEEGLVHLSEASLRAARVPFADIDDRALTELVSAVANQKWFVMLTRWVAEAIYANPGNGGNPGARSWREVGYRHGLPEGPNGPSRKQPSPEPRRELAAHYDAIVVGAGAGGGIVATQLALAGRKVLLVERGRRLDYRNSGHRDHLRNHRHPVYGHNTGPDREDGLRVLVRPDGSEALVEPHTVEFGNNAACVGSGTLIYGGLAWRFHPDDFRMASKYGVPDGSSLVDWPIGYDDLEPWYEMAEHEIGVCGPQGAMPHESKRRRNLPMPPLPRYASARVLERGGQALGLETFPPPVLVNSVPRAGRAACMECGSCVGFACPSDGKNGTQNTVLPRALATGNLTLVAETTVEKVLTASNGRVAGVAMAWNDAGEIERREIGADIVVLSAGAIETARLLMLSNLANEFGHLGRHLQGHTYPTAFGLFDDEVYAERGPGVTIATTAYAHDNPGIVGGAMLADDFIIPPAIFWDQALPPDLPRWGQAPHDFMRHSYRRVTQVKGPVHEVPSPQCRVELDPTLTDKWGRPVARLSGVVHPETQRTAHFLLERASEWLVASGATKVWGHVPAPRLSAYQHQAGTCRMGDDPAHSVTDPFGRVWGHDNLFVADASLHPTNGGFNPVLTVMALAFRSADHILSTL from the coding sequence ATGGTGGTCAGCCGGCAGGATCTGATCCGCGTTCTCGCGGCCATAGCTCCCGATCCGGTGCTTGGCGCGGTCTCCGTGAATGCGATCGGCTATGTTGAAGCGCGGCTTGCCGCGGAAGGAGCCAATTGGTTGCCGGCCGTGGAGGAAGGGTTGGTCCACCTTTCCGAGGCTTCGCTTCGGGCCGCGCGCGTTCCTTTCGCCGATATCGACGACCGGGCGCTTACCGAACTGGTCAGTGCCGTGGCCAACCAGAAGTGGTTCGTTATGCTGACGCGCTGGGTCGCCGAAGCGATCTATGCCAATCCCGGCAACGGCGGAAACCCTGGCGCCAGATCCTGGAGAGAGGTGGGATATCGCCATGGCCTACCTGAAGGGCCCAATGGTCCATCGCGAAAGCAACCTTCTCCTGAACCGCGACGCGAGCTGGCGGCACATTACGACGCCATTGTTGTCGGCGCAGGGGCAGGGGGCGGCATCGTCGCTACGCAGTTGGCTCTTGCGGGACGCAAGGTTCTGCTCGTTGAGCGCGGCCGGCGTCTGGACTATCGCAACAGCGGCCATCGCGATCATCTGCGCAATCATCGCCACCCGGTTTACGGCCACAACACCGGGCCCGACCGAGAAGATGGCCTGCGGGTCCTGGTCCGGCCCGACGGCAGCGAAGCCCTTGTCGAGCCCCACACCGTCGAGTTCGGCAACAATGCGGCCTGCGTTGGCAGCGGCACGCTGATCTATGGCGGGCTGGCCTGGCGCTTTCATCCCGACGACTTCCGCATGGCCAGCAAATACGGCGTACCTGATGGCTCGTCCCTCGTCGATTGGCCCATCGGATATGATGATCTCGAACCCTGGTACGAGATGGCCGAGCACGAGATCGGGGTGTGCGGCCCACAGGGCGCCATGCCGCACGAGTCCAAGCGGCGCCGAAACCTGCCGATGCCGCCGCTGCCGCGATACGCAAGTGCGCGGGTGCTCGAACGCGGCGGCCAAGCCCTGGGGCTTGAGACCTTCCCGCCGCCGGTGCTGGTCAATTCCGTGCCGCGGGCTGGCCGGGCTGCCTGCATGGAGTGCGGAAGCTGCGTCGGTTTCGCCTGTCCTTCGGACGGCAAAAACGGCACGCAAAACACCGTCCTTCCGCGCGCCCTGGCGACGGGCAATCTCACCCTTGTCGCCGAAACGACCGTCGAGAAGGTGCTGACGGCATCCAATGGGCGCGTAGCGGGAGTGGCGATGGCCTGGAATGATGCCGGAGAGATAGAGCGTCGTGAGATCGGCGCCGATATCGTGGTGCTTTCGGCTGGCGCTATCGAAACCGCACGGCTTTTGATGCTTTCGAATCTCGCCAATGAGTTCGGTCATCTCGGGCGCCACCTCCAGGGGCACACCTATCCCACCGCGTTCGGGCTCTTTGACGATGAGGTCTATGCAGAGCGCGGGCCGGGCGTCACCATCGCGACGACGGCCTACGCCCATGACAATCCGGGCATCGTGGGCGGGGCGATGCTGGCCGACGATTTCATCATCCCGCCTGCGATCTTCTGGGATCAAGCCCTGCCGCCGGATCTACCCCGCTGGGGCCAGGCGCCCCACGATTTCATGCGACACAGCTACCGACGGGTGACGCAGGTCAAGGGTCCGGTCCATGAAGTTCCTTCGCCCCAATGCAGGGTGGAACTTGACCCTACACTGACCGACAAATGGGGGCGTCCGGTGGCCCGCCTTTCTGGCGTCGTTCATCCCGAGACGCAGAGGACGGCCCATTTCCTGCTTGAGCGGGCAAGTGAATGGCTGGTTGCATCCGGAGCGACCAAGGTCTGGGGGCACGTACCCGCGCCCAGGCTCTCGGCCTACCAGCATCAGGCCGGAACATGCCGGATGGGCGACGACCCGGCGCATTCGGTCACCGATCCGTTCGGCCGGGTGTGGGGGCATGACAATCTCTTTGTTGCCGATGCCTCGCTGCATCCGACGAATGGTGGGTTCAACCCCGTCCTCACGGTCATGGCGCTCGCCTTCCGCAGCGCCGATCACATCCTTTCAACCCTATAG
- a CDS encoding amino acid ABC transporter permease: protein MNYVFDYGWVIPYAPMLLAGALVTIGLSLLGTLGGIALGLGCAWTLSWGPGRARPVVHAYVEVIRNTPFLIQLFFIYFGLPELGIRVSAFTAAIATTVLNVGAYSCEIVRAGIQATPRGQVEAGTSLAMSRTEVFRHIILFPALERIWPALSSQFVIVMLGTSVVSQIAVEDITFVANFIQSRNFRSFETFFVSLFIYLALAAIMRGLLDLLGRRIFPRRYARD from the coding sequence ATGAACTACGTATTTGACTATGGGTGGGTGATCCCCTACGCGCCTATGCTGCTGGCGGGGGCGCTCGTCACAATTGGTCTTTCACTGCTGGGCACTCTGGGCGGAATAGCCCTCGGCCTGGGATGCGCCTGGACGCTGAGCTGGGGGCCTGGTCGAGCCCGACCCGTTGTCCATGCCTATGTCGAGGTCATCCGCAATACCCCGTTCCTGATCCAGCTGTTTTTCATCTATTTTGGATTGCCCGAACTGGGCATTCGCGTCTCGGCTTTCACAGCGGCCATCGCCACCACCGTGCTGAACGTCGGCGCTTACTCATGCGAAATCGTCCGCGCCGGCATCCAGGCAACCCCTCGCGGGCAGGTGGAGGCCGGCACCAGCCTAGCGATGTCGCGCACCGAGGTCTTCCGCCACATCATCCTCTTTCCCGCACTTGAGCGGATTTGGCCGGCCCTTTCCTCACAATTCGTTATCGTCATGCTGGGCACCTCGGTCGTTTCTCAGATCGCGGTCGAGGACATCACCTTCGTCGCCAACTTTATCCAGTCGCGAAACTTCCGCTCGTTCGAAACCTTCTTTGTCTCCCTATTCATCTACCTCGCGCTGGCCGCCATCATGCGGGGGTTGCTCGATCTTTTAGGGCGTAGGATTTTCCCGCGGAGGTATGCCCGTGACTGA